The Enterobacter mori genomic interval GCCGGGCAGCTTCGAGCGGTAGAGGATGAGGCCATCCGCCATGTCGTCGAGCAGCAGTGCGCCTGCGGGCTACACGTCGTCACTGACGGTGAGTTTCGCCGCGCCTGGTGGCATTTTGATTTCTTCGACGGCCTGCAGGGCGTGGAGCGTTACGATTCGCAGCAGGGCATTCAGTTCAACGGCGTGCAGACGAAAGCCCACGGCGTTCGCGTGACGGGTAAACTGAGCTTTGGCGAGCACCCAATGCTGGACGATTTCCGCTACCTGAAAAGCATCAGCGGGAACGCGCAGCCAAAAATGACCATTCCAAGCCCGAGCGTGCTGCATTTCCGCGGGGGACGTAAAGATATCGACGCCACGGTTTACCCCGATCTGAAAGAATATTTTGACGATCTGGCGACCACCTGGCGCGATGCCATCCGCGCGTTTTACGACGCGGGTTGCCGCTATCTGCAGCTGGACGATACCGTCTGGGCTTATCTCTGCTCGGACGACCAGCGCCGTCAGATCCGCGAGCGCGGCGATGATGCGGATGAGCTGGCGCGGATCTATGCCCGCGTGCTGAACAAAGCGCTCGAAGGTAAGCCTGACGATCTGACCATCGGGCTGCATGTCTGTCGCGGTAACTTCCGTTCGACCTGGATTTCCGAAGGCGGCTATGAGCCAGTGGCCGACGTACTCTTCGGGACGGTCAACGTTGACGCGTTCTTCCTCGAATACGACAACGATCGTAGCGGCGACTTTGCGCCATTGCGTTTCGTGCGACCGGGCAAGCAGCAGGTGGTACTGGGCCTTATCACCACCAAGAATGGCGAGCTGGAAAACCCGGAAGGCGTGAAGGCGCGTCTGGAAGAAGCGGCGAGATACGTGGCGAAAGAACAAATTTGCCTTAGCCCGCAGTGCGGCTTTGCCTCCACCGAAGAGGGCAACAGCCTGAGCGAATCCCAGCAGTGGGACAAAGTGCGTCTGGTGACGCAGATCGCCAGCGAAGTCTGGTAAGCCTCCTCCAGCGCTGCATTATAAAAGTGCAGCGCTGATTCATTCTGAGTCGTTCTCTTTACAACCCGCGCGTCATCTCCCGCCATTCCGCGTTCTCCATTCTGGCATCCTTTTTGCTCTCCTGAAGCTGACACCTTGTTTATCTGCGTCCCTGCGGTATCGGACGCTTTCGCACAGCTTTCTTTTCAGGAGTGAAAATATGCACCGTCGTACCTTGTTAAAAGCTTTTGCACTGTCGACCTCCATGGTCGCGATGGGAATGAGTTTTGGCGTGCAGGCTGCCGATACCATCAAAGTGGGGATTATGCACTCGCTGTCCGGCACGATGGCGATCTCCGAGACGCCCCTGAAAGATGTTGCCCTGATGACGATTGATGAGATCAACGCCAAAGGCGGCGTGCTGGGCAAGAAACTGGAGCCGGTGGTGGTTGACCCGGCGTCGAACTGGCCGCTGTTTGCCGAGAAAGCCCGTCAGCTCATCAGCCAGGATAAGGTGGCGGTGGTGTTCGGCTGCTGGACGTCAGTGTCGCGCAAATCCGTGCTGCCGGTGTTTGAGGAGCTGAACGGGCTGCTGTTCTACCCGGTCCAGTACGAAGGCGAAGAGATGTCACCCAACGTATTCTATACCGGTGCGGCCCCGAACCAGCAGGCGATCCCGGCAGTGGAGTACCTGATGAGCGAGGACGGGGGCAGTGCCAAACGCTTCTTCCTGCTGGGCACGGACTATGTGTACCCGCGTACGACCAACAAGATCCTGCGTGCCTTCCTGCACTCAAAAGGCGTTGAGGATAAGGACATTGAAGAGGTTTACACCCCGTTTGGTCACAGCGATTACCAGACCATCGTAGCCAACATTAAGAAATTCTCTGCAGGCGGTAAAACGGCGGTGGTGTCGACCATCAACGGCGATTCCAACGTGCCGTTTTACAAGGAGCTTGCTAACCAGGGCCTGAAAGCTACCGATGTCCCGGTGGTGGCGTTCTCTGTCGGCGAAGAGGAACTGCGCGGGATCGACACCAAACCGCTGGTGGGGAACCTGGCGGCGTGGAACTACTTCGAATCCGTGGATAACCCAACCAACCAGACCTTCGTGGCGGATTACAAAGCCTACGCCAAAGCGCACAAGTTGCCGAATGCCGA includes:
- a CDS encoding cobalamin-independent methionine synthase II family protein — its product is MQRQHAPYRADVVGSFLRPDAIKQARQKFANGEIDAGQLRAVEDEAIRHVVEQQCACGLHVVTDGEFRRAWWHFDFFDGLQGVERYDSQQGIQFNGVQTKAHGVRVTGKLSFGEHPMLDDFRYLKSISGNAQPKMTIPSPSVLHFRGGRKDIDATVYPDLKEYFDDLATTWRDAIRAFYDAGCRYLQLDDTVWAYLCSDDQRRQIRERGDDADELARIYARVLNKALEGKPDDLTIGLHVCRGNFRSTWISEGGYEPVADVLFGTVNVDAFFLEYDNDRSGDFAPLRFVRPGKQQVVLGLITTKNGELENPEGVKARLEEAARYVAKEQICLSPQCGFASTEEGNSLSESQQWDKVRLVTQIASEVW
- the urtA gene encoding urea ABC transporter substrate-binding protein, which gives rise to MHRRTLLKAFALSTSMVAMGMSFGVQAADTIKVGIMHSLSGTMAISETPLKDVALMTIDEINAKGGVLGKKLEPVVVDPASNWPLFAEKARQLISQDKVAVVFGCWTSVSRKSVLPVFEELNGLLFYPVQYEGEEMSPNVFYTGAAPNQQAIPAVEYLMSEDGGSAKRFFLLGTDYVYPRTTNKILRAFLHSKGVEDKDIEEVYTPFGHSDYQTIVANIKKFSAGGKTAVVSTINGDSNVPFYKELANQGLKATDVPVVAFSVGEEELRGIDTKPLVGNLAAWNYFESVDNPTNQTFVADYKAYAKAHKLPNADTVVTNDPMEATYVGIHMWAQAVEKAGTTDVDKVRAAMAGQSFKAPSGFTLTMDATNHHLHKPVMIGEIEGNGQFNVVWQTDAPVRAQPWSPFIAGNDKKPDQPMKTASN